The Episyrphus balteatus chromosome 3, idEpiBalt1.1, whole genome shotgun sequence genome segment CATTTTCAGCTCCCTATTTCCTGTAGTATATGGGAAATGGGCGATTCACTACCCCACAAATACAAGCgcattcaattttcaaatccaCTTACAAAATTATAACAACTGAATAATTGCCTAATTTACCACACTGAAATTTGACCACAGGATGTCGTAAGGTTCTATGGTGTAATGGTTAGCACTCTGGACTCTGAATCCAGCGATCCGAGTTCAAATCTCGGTAGAacctaaaaagttttttttttaattttttttttgtctaaaaggaaaacttgatgtgatgatTATCTCGAAAAGCTCAATAATTACCAATATGTtcttgttttctttgttttaaaagTAAACAGATGATAGAAAATTGGTTCGTTTTTACTTGGACTTGAGACCAGGAACAAGTAGAAAAAGTAACTACACAGTGCAGATTATAAAACTTCTTTATTTGATCTAAACTTCaaacattataaaattaaaaatatttaaatttcaaaaaaaaaaaaaattgtttaaaaattaaatttatcacaaaaaaaaaaatcgttaaaaatgaGCAAATTTGAATGTCAATGCTTGTGCGACAACGAGGAATGTGCCCGTTTTCATAATCCACCCAAACCACCATGCAATTGCATTCGTCAACTTAGCAAATCAACTAAATTCATCGAAAGAATACTCGATTGTTCTGAAACCATTGTCCGAGTTTTATCAATTTGTGGAATTCATGAATGCAAAGCCAAGGCTGCAGGTGATGTTATAATCTTCGGTTTTCTTCATTATCAAATAGTTGCCGATCCTGTTTGTGATGTCCTAcgaaaaaaattacgaaaagaAGATTTATTCTACGACTTGGGTAGAAAATGTCGAATGAATCGAACTGAAGCACATCTGGCTTATTCAATTATAAAGAAGGCTTTCAAAGCCTTTTATTACAAACAAACTGCTGATAATTACAATCCAGATTTTGTAGACCAAGATCAATGGATGCGTGCTGCTGAAAAGACTGCAGAAGTATATGCTTGTTCGGAAGGTTTAAGAGAAGTTGAACGAAAGAAATTAGAAAATAGAATCAAGACAGCTTATTGTAGCTTCATTAAACGTATTGAAGAAGGTCTTAAGAAAGACAAAAAGTTCAATTGTACTTGTTGCTTTTGTAAGGAATGCAAAACTTTGGATggaaaaagctttaaattatATGCAAATGTTTTACCAAAAGAAGATGAAAAAGTCTACAGATTTAAACAGCGACTTATTGAGGAAGGTCAGAAAGTAACTCTGGAAGAACCTGATCCTTGTGGACACAAAGTTTTAGAGTGGCAAGATAAGATGAAAGCTCAAACTGTAAAAATTGAATCTCTGGCGCATGAGGATACACCCTGTTGCGGAGACAATAATCAGGAAAAACACGTTGAACAATGTCAAGTTGCTGAAGGAGAATCATGTCTTtagagaaaattataaaaaaaaattggagctTAAGTCCCAACTTTATTTGGAAGgcaataaattcttttaataaagaaaaagttcttttattttaaagggAAATAACCTCCACAACCTTTTGCAATGCATTACCTAAAATTTTTAGCACATTAATCAGGTAAAACCCATTTAACAATGATGTCTTtagagaaaattataaaaaaaaaattggagctTAAGTCCCAACTTTATTTGGAAGgcaataaattcttttaataaagaaaaagttcttttttttatagggaAATAACCTCCACCACCTTTTGCACTGCATTACCCTACATTTTTTAACACTGAAAAGGCACAAAAAGTCAACAatttcactgaaattttaacaCAAACCTAATCGTATTTTCAAAATGTCTTCCTTAATccatttgttataaaaaaaactcgaCAAGTTTCCTCTATTTTAACCCACAGTTCTACAGAAAGCGTGACCGTCACTCAATTCAAAGAGATTCCTATTTCTTTAAACATATCAACCAGCAACAGCAACAAAGCAGTGTACCGTGATTTGTGTGTCGCAATTGGTTTATTTATTTGGTGATCGAATTCAGATGCACAGCAGCAGATTTGCACACAGGTAACCTGCTTTTTGTGTCTTCATTTCTCAGGCTCCACAAAACAAACAGCCAGCGAAGGATAAGATCTTCGATCGATAACCACGACAGTAAGATACCAGATAGGTTAGCTGGGTATAGGTATGAGAGAAAAGACCTGTCGTTCGAGAGAGCGATACACTGTCGTCGACCTTCGATTTTGAAGCGATATAC includes the following:
- the LOC129916209 gene encoding uncharacterized protein LOC129916209 is translated as MSKFECQCLCDNEECARFHNPPKPPCNCIRQLSKSTKFIERILDCSETIVRVLSICGIHECKAKAAGDVIIFGFLHYQIVADPVCDVLRKKLRKEDLFYDLGRKCRMNRTEAHLAYSIIKKAFKAFYYKQTADNYNPDFVDQDQWMRAAEKTAEVYACSEGLREVERKKLENRIKTAYCSFIKRIEEGLKKDKKFNCTCCFCKECKTLDGKSFKLYANVLPKEDEKVYRFKQRLIEEGQKVTLEEPDPCGHKVLEWQDKMKAQTVKIESLAHEDTPCCGDNNQEKHVEQCQVAEGESCL